The Pseudomonas asiatica genome has a segment encoding these proteins:
- a CDS encoding tetratricopeptide repeat protein, translated as MKRLILAGLLAIAPFTWALDQNGTQQLNAIQQRWAVIRYNLPETQRAGAFEALAVQSAALVRQHPGSAEPLIWDGIVNSSWAGATGGLGALGKVKAARASLEKALAMDPKALQGSAYTSLGALYDQVPGWPLSFGDQAKAEAMLRQALAINPDGIDSNYFWADHLYRQNRYDEARAALQKALQAPPRPGRELADQGRRGEIDALLKAIKDKQD; from the coding sequence ATGAAACGACTGATACTGGCCGGCCTGCTGGCCATCGCCCCGTTCACCTGGGCCCTCGACCAGAACGGTACCCAGCAACTCAATGCCATCCAGCAGCGCTGGGCGGTTATTCGCTACAACCTGCCCGAAACCCAGCGTGCCGGGGCGTTCGAGGCCCTGGCGGTACAGTCGGCGGCGTTGGTGCGCCAGCACCCGGGCTCGGCCGAGCCGCTGATCTGGGACGGCATCGTCAACAGCAGCTGGGCCGGTGCCACCGGCGGGTTGGGCGCGCTGGGCAAGGTCAAGGCCGCCCGCGCCAGCCTGGAAAAGGCCCTGGCCATGGACCCCAAGGCCCTGCAGGGCTCGGCCTACACCAGCCTGGGCGCGCTGTACGACCAGGTGCCCGGCTGGCCGCTGAGCTTCGGCGACCAAGCCAAGGCCGAGGCCATGCTGCGCCAGGCGCTGGCGATCAACCCCGACGGAATCGACAGCAACTACTTCTGGGCTGACCACCTGTACCGGCAGAACCGCTACGACGAAGCCCGCGCCGCTCTGCAAAAGGCGTTGCAGGCACCGCCCCGTCCCGGGCGGGAGCTGGCCGACCAGGGCCGGCGCGGTGAAATCGATGCTTTACTCAAAGCGATCAAGGACAAACAGGATTAA
- a CDS encoding thermostable hemolysin: MTQADSASLFPLAIGNHGDRLAHMTLKHPGEPGRDELEQFIHARFACAHHADVQHYLPELLGLHDSHGRLMAAAGIRLASSGPTFIERYLDEPLEAAVTRLSASPVSRTQLVEVGNLAALSAGSARIMIIAVTWLLAARGLQWVAFTGAATLVNSFHRLGLVPTALAVADPGRLNGDADSWGSYYAQHPQVFVGNIDYGHAALARGGVFERLGLPASVQEAGHAA, from the coding sequence ATGACCCAGGCAGACAGCGCCAGCCTGTTTCCACTGGCTATCGGCAACCACGGCGATCGCCTTGCCCACATGACACTGAAACACCCGGGGGAGCCGGGGCGCGACGAGCTGGAACAGTTCATTCACGCCCGCTTTGCCTGCGCGCACCACGCCGACGTGCAGCACTACCTGCCCGAACTGCTCGGCCTGCATGACAGCCACGGGCGCCTGATGGCCGCTGCCGGCATACGCCTGGCCAGCAGTGGCCCGACCTTCATCGAGCGTTACCTGGATGAACCGCTGGAAGCGGCCGTGACCCGGCTGTCGGCCAGCCCGGTCAGCCGTACGCAGTTGGTCGAAGTGGGCAACCTGGCCGCGCTCAGCGCCGGCAGCGCGCGGATCATGATCATTGCCGTGACCTGGTTGCTGGCCGCTCGCGGCTTGCAGTGGGTGGCCTTCACCGGTGCCGCGACCCTGGTCAACAGCTTTCATCGCCTGGGCCTGGTGCCCACGGCGCTGGCCGTGGCCGACCCTGGCCGGCTGAACGGCGATGCCGACAGTTGGGGCAGTTACTACGCGCAGCACCCGCAAGTGTTCGTCGGCAACATCGACTACGGCCATGCAGCCCTGGCCCGCGGCGGCGTTTTCGAGCGGCTGGGCTTGCCCGCGAGCGTGCAGGAGGCCGGCCATGCCGCGTGA
- a CDS encoding alpha/beta fold hydrolase — MHSLCSPKDHLLDLDGIEIAVRTWGAEDGIPVLALHGWLDNAASFERLAPMLDGCFVVAPDLVGHGRSDHRRHDSGYYLWEHAEDMLAVADSLGLAQFHVLAHGMGTGVASLLAAMTSGIASMTFLDGMGAPFTVAEDDRVQHLARAYRLKRMVQRSQLQGFAEPDVGRFEDLDTALEQRRERLDTGLSEEAARLLALRDLLQLGEGYCWRHDPRLVLPEPMPLTEREACDLLSQIRCPLYLLFGRQGAFTGEAFTRRQAALPSQAKISWHPGGHHFHLDAPDRALVDQLLRILARHEGGVLQRLVNE, encoded by the coding sequence ATGCATTCGCTGTGCAGTCCCAAGGATCACCTGCTGGACCTCGACGGTATTGAAATTGCGGTACGGACCTGGGGGGCGGAGGATGGCATCCCGGTGCTGGCCCTGCATGGCTGGCTGGACAACGCCGCCTCGTTCGAGCGCCTGGCACCGATGCTCGACGGCTGCTTCGTGGTCGCTCCCGACCTGGTCGGCCACGGCCGCTCGGACCATCGCCGCCACGACAGTGGCTACTACCTGTGGGAACATGCCGAGGACATGCTGGCGGTGGCCGACAGCCTGGGCCTGGCGCAATTCCATGTGCTGGCCCATGGCATGGGCACCGGGGTGGCGTCGCTGCTGGCGGCCATGACCAGCGGTATTGCCAGCATGACCTTCCTCGACGGCATGGGCGCACCGTTCACGGTGGCCGAGGACGACCGCGTGCAGCACCTGGCCAGGGCCTACCGGCTCAAGCGCATGGTGCAGCGCAGCCAGTTGCAGGGTTTTGCCGAGCCGGACGTCGGCCGTTTCGAGGACCTGGACACAGCCTTGGAACAACGCCGCGAGCGCCTGGATACCGGGCTGTCGGAAGAAGCGGCACGGCTGCTGGCGCTGCGCGACCTGCTGCAGCTGGGCGAGGGCTATTGCTGGCGCCACGACCCACGCCTGGTGCTGCCCGAACCCATGCCGCTGACCGAGCGCGAAGCCTGCGACCTGCTCAGCCAGATCCGTTGCCCGTTGTACCTGCTGTTCGGCCGCCAGGGGGCATTTACTGGTGAAGCCTTTACCCGGCGCCAGGCGGCCTTGCCCAGCCAGGCGAAGATCTCCTGGCATCCGGGCGGGCACCACTTCCACCTGGATGCGCCGGACCGGGCGCTGGTCGATCAACTGCTGCGCATCCTGGCCCGCCATGAAGGGGGCGTGCTGCAACGGTTGGTAAACGAGTAA
- a CDS encoding VOC family protein — MKIVVTSILVDDQAKALAFYHYVLGFEPKHDIPMGRHRWLTLTSPNDPNGVELLLEPDAHPAAKVYKAALKQDGIPATSFGVRDIQAEYTRLCAAGVQFTQTPTDMGPVTVAVFDDTCGNLIQIAQKH, encoded by the coding sequence ATGAAGATCGTGGTCACCAGCATCCTCGTCGACGACCAGGCCAAAGCCCTGGCTTTCTACCACTACGTACTCGGTTTCGAGCCCAAGCACGATATCCCCATGGGCCGACACCGCTGGCTGACGCTCACTTCCCCCAACGACCCCAACGGCGTCGAGCTGCTGCTCGAACCCGACGCGCACCCGGCCGCCAAGGTCTACAAGGCCGCGCTCAAGCAGGATGGCATCCCCGCCACCTCGTTCGGCGTGCGTGACATCCAGGCCGAATATACCCGGCTGTGCGCGGCAGGCGTGCAGTTCACCCAGACGCCCACCGACATGGGGCCCGTCACCGTAGCGGTGTTCGATGACACCTGCGGTAACCTGATCCAGATCGCCCAGAAACACTAG
- a CDS encoding AMP-binding protein — MPRECQLFREVLHLHARHRGAQPALLGLGGPFIYQQLLDEVEQRQAWLSAQPSGTFALALENGPEALFWDLAALFAARPIVILPAFFSSAQRRHCLAQSGAVLALADEAFADDLHASGFTASERFWSRRPPAAAPLPLGTAKVTYTSGSTGAPKGVCLSADAMLRVARELEAASRPTAPGKYLAVLPLAVLLENLGLYAALLAGASIALYPQAQLGFRGASQVDFKQLLGAIALSGAESLILVPQLLLGLVTAIERGLMRVGPLRFVAVGGARVAPSLLARAKAVGLPVFEGYGLSECASVVCLNRPGAHRPGSVGRPLPHVQVRIAEDGEVQVAGSALLGYLGEPPFSEPWLPTGDLGHFDSDGFLYLAGRKKHQYSTSFGRNVNPEWVEAELTQGGVIAQAFVHGEGLAHNLALIWPLDPQADDHTLEQAIRQANAGLPDYARVHAWRRLPEPLSAAGQTLTANGRPRREQILRCYQSLLSDLQ, encoded by the coding sequence ATGCCGCGTGAATGCCAACTGTTCAGGGAAGTGTTGCACCTGCACGCTCGTCACCGAGGGGCGCAACCGGCGTTGCTGGGCCTTGGCGGGCCGTTCATCTATCAACAATTGCTGGACGAGGTCGAGCAACGCCAGGCCTGGTTGAGCGCGCAGCCATCGGGCACCTTCGCCCTGGCCCTGGAGAACGGTCCCGAGGCGCTGTTCTGGGACCTGGCAGCGCTGTTCGCGGCCCGCCCCATCGTCATCCTGCCGGCGTTCTTCAGCAGCGCCCAGCGCCGCCACTGCCTGGCACAGAGCGGGGCGGTGCTGGCGCTGGCCGACGAGGCTTTCGCTGACGACTTGCACGCCAGCGGCTTCACTGCCAGTGAGCGCTTCTGGAGCCGGCGGCCGCCAGCGGCCGCACCCTTGCCACTGGGTACCGCGAAAGTCACCTACACCTCCGGTAGCACCGGTGCACCCAAGGGCGTATGCCTGAGCGCCGATGCCATGCTGCGGGTAGCGCGTGAACTGGAGGCCGCCAGCCGGCCCACGGCGCCAGGCAAGTACCTGGCGGTATTGCCCCTGGCGGTGCTGCTGGAGAACCTGGGCCTGTACGCGGCCCTGCTGGCCGGGGCGAGCATTGCCCTGTACCCGCAGGCGCAACTGGGCTTTCGCGGTGCCAGCCAGGTCGACTTCAAGCAATTGCTGGGCGCCATCGCCTTGAGTGGGGCCGAAAGCCTGATCCTGGTGCCGCAACTGCTGCTTGGGCTGGTCACTGCCATCGAGCGCGGCCTGATGCGGGTCGGCCCGTTGCGCTTCGTGGCGGTGGGCGGCGCGCGGGTGGCACCGAGCCTGCTGGCCCGGGCCAAGGCTGTCGGGCTGCCGGTGTTCGAGGGCTATGGCTTGTCCGAATGCGCCTCGGTGGTATGCCTCAATCGCCCCGGGGCGCACCGCCCGGGCAGTGTCGGGCGGCCGCTGCCGCATGTGCAGGTGCGCATTGCCGAAGACGGCGAAGTGCAGGTGGCCGGTTCGGCGTTGCTCGGCTACCTGGGCGAGCCGCCCTTCAGCGAGCCGTGGTTGCCGACCGGTGACCTGGGCCACTTCGACAGCGACGGTTTCCTGTACCTGGCCGGGCGCAAGAAGCACCAGTACAGCACCAGCTTCGGGCGCAACGTCAACCCCGAGTGGGTCGAGGCCGAACTGACCCAGGGCGGGGTGATCGCCCAGGCGTTCGTCCACGGCGAAGGCCTGGCGCACAACCTGGCGCTGATCTGGCCGCTGGACCCGCAGGCTGACGACCACACCCTCGAACAGGCCATCCGTCAGGCCAATGCCGGCCTGCCGGACTATGCCCGGGTGCATGCCTGGCGGCGCCTGCCCGAACCCTTGAGTGCCGCCGGGCAAACCCTTACCGCCAACGGCCGGCCACGCCGCGAACAGATCCTGCGGTGTTACCAGTCCCTGTTATCCGACCTTCAATGA
- a CDS encoding sensor histidine kinase yields MSSLRQRTLWRVMLLLLVGSGLLALYNYHDSRHEINEVYDAHLAQNARLLQGIMSLPVQEQSRDELYRAFDEALSKAGHHKVGHRYESKLAFQVWADDNGLLVHTPSAPQLGQAPRVPGFADVVVDGRRWRSFVLPVPEKHWVIWVGERNDVRDDLIERIVRHTLLPFLFGSLALALLVWAAIGWGLRPLQNMARVIRARHAESLEPLQLVPLPKELEPMQAAINRLLGQIDDLLRREHRFIADAAHEMRTPLAILRLHAQNALNADSAAERDKALQFLMGGVDRLARVVNQLLTLARLEPRPGRRDWPRVDLEGVVAETLAELTPWILERGLEPSLDIAAGDYHLHTDAGALGIALQNLVANAVDHSPAGGRVTVTLQREGQALLVSVDDEGPGIAEVDQQRVFERFYSKGSTNGAGLGLSIVSTIMTRLGGSVQLRNQAPHGLRATLRLPVGS; encoded by the coding sequence ATGAGCTCGCTGCGCCAACGCACCTTGTGGCGGGTGATGCTGCTGTTGCTGGTCGGCAGCGGGTTGCTGGCGCTGTACAACTACCACGACAGCCGCCACGAAATTAACGAGGTGTACGACGCCCACCTGGCGCAGAACGCCCGGCTGCTGCAGGGCATCATGAGCCTGCCGGTGCAGGAGCAGAGCCGTGACGAGTTGTACCGTGCCTTCGACGAGGCCTTGAGCAAGGCCGGGCACCACAAGGTGGGGCACCGCTACGAGAGCAAGCTGGCCTTCCAGGTGTGGGCCGACGACAACGGGCTGCTGGTGCACACGCCCAGCGCCCCCCAGCTGGGGCAGGCGCCGCGGGTGCCAGGGTTTGCCGACGTGGTGGTGGACGGGCGCCGTTGGCGCAGTTTCGTCTTGCCGGTGCCGGAAAAACACTGGGTGATCTGGGTGGGCGAGCGCAATGACGTGCGTGACGACCTGATCGAACGCATCGTGCGGCACACGCTGTTGCCATTCCTGTTCGGCAGCCTGGCCCTGGCCTTGCTGGTGTGGGCGGCCATAGGCTGGGGGCTGCGGCCGCTGCAGAACATGGCCAGGGTGATCCGCGCCCGCCACGCCGAGTCGCTCGAGCCGTTGCAACTGGTGCCGTTGCCAAAGGAGCTGGAACCGATGCAGGCGGCGATCAACCGCCTGCTCGGGCAGATCGATGACCTGCTGCGCCGCGAGCACCGTTTCATCGCCGACGCTGCCCACGAGATGCGCACGCCCTTGGCCATCCTGCGCCTGCATGCGCAGAACGCCCTCAATGCAGACAGCGCTGCCGAGCGTGACAAGGCCCTGCAGTTCCTGATGGGCGGTGTCGACCGCCTTGCCCGGGTGGTCAACCAGCTGTTGACCCTGGCCCGCCTGGAGCCGCGGCCAGGCCGGCGCGACTGGCCGCGGGTGGACCTGGAGGGCGTGGTGGCCGAGACCCTTGCCGAGCTGACCCCATGGATCCTGGAGCGCGGGCTGGAGCCTTCGCTGGACATCGCCGCCGGCGACTACCACTTGCATACCGACGCTGGCGCGCTGGGTATCGCCTTGCAGAACCTGGTGGCTAATGCAGTGGACCATTCGCCGGCAGGCGGTCGGGTCACCGTGACACTGCAGCGCGAAGGGCAGGCCTTGCTGGTCAGTGTCGATGACGAAGGGCCTGGCATCGCCGAAGTCGACCAGCAGCGGGTGTTCGAGCGCTTCTACAGCAAGGGCTCGACCAATGGCGCCGGGCTTGGGTTGTCGATCGTCAGCACCATCATGACCCGCCTGGGTGGCAGCGTGCAGTTGCGCAACCAGGCGCCACATGGGTTGCGCGCGACCTTGCGCCTGCCCGTGGGGTCCTGA
- a CDS encoding TenA family transcriptional regulator has product MLFFDTLQQETADERTALFSVPVIRDALAGKASLEAYVAFLTQAYHHVRHTVPLMMACGARLPARLEWLRGAVCEYIEEEYGHERWILDDIAACGGDPQQVAGGRPALPVELMVAFLYDQIARSNPVGLFGMVNVLEGTSIALATQAAGTLQGSLGLPDQAFSYLSSHGALDQDHMATYRGLMNRLDQAEDQQAVIHAAKVVYRLYTAMFEGLPRNAQQEVQHALA; this is encoded by the coding sequence ATGCTTTTCTTCGATACGCTGCAGCAGGAAACCGCCGACGAGCGTACGGCATTGTTCAGCGTCCCGGTCATCCGCGACGCGCTGGCCGGCAAGGCCAGCCTCGAGGCCTATGTGGCCTTTCTGACCCAGGCCTACCACCACGTGCGGCACACCGTACCCTTGATGATGGCCTGCGGGGCCCGTTTGCCGGCGCGGCTGGAGTGGCTGCGCGGCGCAGTGTGCGAGTACATCGAGGAGGAGTACGGCCATGAGCGCTGGATTCTCGATGACATCGCCGCCTGCGGTGGCGACCCCCAGCAGGTGGCGGGCGGCCGCCCGGCATTGCCTGTCGAGCTGATGGTGGCCTTTCTCTACGACCAGATTGCCCGTAGCAACCCGGTCGGGCTGTTCGGCATGGTCAACGTGCTCGAAGGCACCAGCATTGCCCTGGCCACCCAGGCTGCCGGTACCCTGCAGGGCAGCCTCGGCCTGCCGGACCAGGCGTTCAGCTACCTGAGTTCCCATGGCGCCCTGGACCAGGACCACATGGCCACCTACCGTGGCCTGATGAACCGCCTGGACCAAGCCGAGGACCAGCAAGCAGTAATCCACGCTGCCAAAGTGGTGTACCGCCTGTACACGGCCATGTTCGAAGGGCTGCCGCGTAACGCGCAGCAGGAGGTACAGCATGCGCTTGCCTGA
- a CDS encoding MFS transporter, whose translation MAVLDSTSTGSAPQRGITREERKVIFASSLGTVFEWYDFYLYGSLAAIIAKHFFAGVNETTSFIFALLAFAAGFAVRPFGAIVFGRLGDMIGRKYTFLITIVIMGLSTAVVGLLPSYATIGVAAPIILISLRLLQGLALGGEYGGAATYVAEHAPKGRRGFFTAWIQTTATLGLFLSLLVIMACRTAMGNEVFEAWGWRVPFLLSILLLAISVYIRMQLNESPVFMKMKAEGKASKAPLTESFARWDNLKVVIMSLLGGTAGQAVVWYTGQFYALFFLLQMLKIEPQTANLLIAGSLLIGTPFFIFFGSLSDRIGRKKIIMAGCIIAALTYFPIFKALTQYGNPDVFVAQEQNPVVVMADPAQCAFQFDPVGKAKFTSSCDIAKSLLAKRAIPYTNEAAEPGSVAQIRIGERVLPSFDGRSLAAADFKAQSDAFTATLSGALKEAGYPEKADPAKIHYPMVLLLLTILVIYVTMVYGPIAAWLVELFPARIRYTSMSLPYHIGNGWFGGFLPTVAFAMVAATGDIYYGLWYPIVIAVMTAVLGIFFLPETKDRDINHT comes from the coding sequence ATGGCGGTTCTCGACAGCACATCCACGGGCAGCGCGCCCCAACGCGGTATCACCCGGGAGGAGCGCAAGGTCATCTTCGCCTCATCCCTGGGCACGGTATTCGAATGGTACGACTTCTACCTGTACGGCTCCCTGGCGGCGATCATCGCCAAGCATTTCTTTGCCGGGGTCAATGAAACCACCTCGTTCATCTTCGCCTTGCTGGCCTTTGCCGCCGGCTTTGCCGTGCGGCCATTCGGCGCCATCGTGTTCGGCCGCCTGGGTGACATGATCGGGCGCAAGTACACCTTCCTCATCACCATCGTCATCATGGGCCTGTCCACCGCTGTGGTGGGCCTGTTACCCAGCTATGCCACGATCGGCGTGGCCGCGCCGATCATCCTCATCAGCCTGCGCCTGCTGCAGGGCCTGGCATTGGGTGGCGAGTACGGCGGCGCGGCCACCTACGTGGCCGAGCATGCACCCAAGGGCCGGCGCGGTTTCTTCACCGCCTGGATCCAGACCACGGCCACTCTGGGGCTGTTCCTCTCGCTGCTGGTGATCATGGCCTGCCGCACGGCCATGGGTAACGAGGTATTCGAGGCCTGGGGGTGGCGGGTGCCGTTCCTGCTGTCGATATTGCTGCTGGCGATTTCGGTGTACATCCGCATGCAGCTCAACGAGTCGCCGGTGTTCATGAAGATGAAGGCCGAGGGCAAGGCGTCCAAGGCGCCACTGACCGAATCGTTCGCCCGCTGGGACAACCTCAAGGTGGTGATCATGTCGCTGCTCGGCGGCACCGCCGGCCAGGCCGTGGTGTGGTACACCGGGCAGTTCTATGCGCTGTTCTTCCTGTTGCAGATGCTCAAGATCGAGCCGCAGACCGCCAACCTGCTGATTGCCGGTTCGCTGTTGATCGGCACACCGTTCTTCATCTTCTTCGGCAGCCTGTCCGACCGCATCGGCCGCAAGAAAATCATCATGGCCGGTTGCATCATCGCCGCGCTGACCTACTTCCCGATCTTCAAGGCACTGACCCAGTACGGCAATCCGGACGTGTTCGTCGCCCAGGAGCAGAACCCGGTAGTGGTGATGGCAGACCCTGCCCAGTGCGCGTTCCAGTTCGACCCGGTGGGCAAGGCCAAATTCACCAGCTCGTGCGATATCGCCAAGAGCCTGCTGGCCAAGCGGGCCATCCCCTATACCAACGAAGCGGCCGAGCCTGGCAGCGTGGCGCAGATCCGCATTGGTGAACGGGTGCTGCCAAGCTTTGATGGACGCAGCCTGGCGGCAGCGGACTTCAAGGCACAGAGCGACGCCTTCACCGCGACCTTGAGCGGAGCGTTGAAGGAAGCCGGCTACCCGGAAAAGGCCGACCCGGCGAAGATCCACTACCCGATGGTGCTGTTGCTGCTGACCATTCTGGTGATCTACGTGACCATGGTCTACGGCCCGATCGCGGCCTGGCTGGTGGAGCTGTTCCCGGCGCGTATCCGCTACACCTCGATGTCGCTGCCTTACCACATCGGCAACGGCTGGTTCGGCGGCTTCCTGCCGACCGTGGCGTTTGCCATGGTGGCGGCGACCGGAGATATCTATTACGGCTTGTGGTACCCGATCGTGATTGCGGTGATGACGGCGGTGCTGGGGATCTTCTTCCTGCCGGAGACCAAGGATCGCGATATCAACCACACATGA
- a CDS encoding SDR family oxidoreductase codes for MRLPDCVAVLTGASGGIGLELADQLCSAGGRVLAVSRQQGKLAELMARYPGQLRWQQADLRCAEGRRDVLEAARAMGSCNLLINAAGVNRFALLEQMDEAALDELFDLNIKAAVQLTRLCLPLLRAQPSALVVNVGSIYGSIGYPGYATYCASKFALRGFSEALRRELADTSVNVLYAAPRTTRTTMNSSAAQALNQALKVGVDDPQDVARAVLDAVQAERSELYLGWPEKLFVRLNGMLPGVVDRALRKQLPLIRRYSTWHSKESSK; via the coding sequence ATGCGCTTGCCTGATTGCGTGGCGGTGCTCACCGGCGCCAGCGGTGGCATCGGCCTGGAGCTGGCGGACCAGCTTTGCAGCGCCGGGGGCCGCGTACTGGCGGTCAGCCGGCAGCAGGGCAAGCTGGCCGAACTGATGGCGCGCTACCCCGGCCAACTGCGTTGGCAGCAGGCCGACCTGCGCTGCGCCGAAGGCCGCCGTGACGTGCTGGAGGCGGCGCGGGCGATGGGCAGTTGCAACCTGTTGATCAACGCCGCCGGGGTCAACCGCTTCGCCTTGCTCGAACAGATGGACGAGGCCGCCCTGGACGAGTTGTTCGACCTCAACATCAAGGCCGCCGTGCAGCTCACCCGCCTGTGCCTGCCGTTGCTGCGCGCGCAGCCCAGTGCGTTGGTGGTGAACGTGGGGTCGATCTACGGCTCGATCGGCTACCCCGGCTATGCCACCTACTGCGCCAGCAAGTTTGCCTTGCGCGGGTTCTCCGAGGCATTGCGCCGCGAGCTTGCCGACACCTCGGTGAACGTGCTGTATGCCGCACCGCGCACCACCCGCACGACGATGAACAGCAGCGCCGCGCAGGCCCTGAACCAGGCGTTGAAGGTAGGCGTCGATGACCCGCAGGATGTCGCCCGGGCAGTGCTCGACGCGGTGCAGGCCGAGCGCAGCGAACTGTACCTGGGCTGGCCGGAAAAACTCTTCGTGCGCCTTAACGGCATGCTGCCGGGCGTGGTCGACCGCGCCCTGCGCAAGCAACTGCCGCTGATCCGCCGCTACAGCACCTGGCACAGCAAGGAGTCGAGCAAATGA
- a CDS encoding VOC family protein — protein sequence MRPFVIKHIDHLVLRVSDLERSVAFYTQLLGCTVSRVRKDLGMVHLATGTAMIDLVTLDGPLGQPGGAAPGAEGRNLHHFCLRIEPFDEAALTAYLQAAGVEVEPAEKRYGAEGEALSLYCYDPDGNQVELKGPVPATEAP from the coding sequence ATGCGACCATTCGTCATCAAGCATATCGACCACCTCGTCCTGCGGGTCAGCGACCTGGAGCGCAGTGTCGCTTTCTACACCCAACTGCTCGGCTGCACGGTCAGCCGCGTGCGCAAAGACCTGGGTATGGTCCACCTGGCCACAGGCACGGCGATGATCGACCTGGTGACCCTGGACGGTCCCTTGGGCCAGCCTGGTGGGGCGGCACCGGGGGCCGAGGGGCGCAACCTGCACCATTTCTGCCTGCGCATCGAGCCGTTCGACGAGGCTGCACTTACGGCTTACCTGCAAGCTGCGGGGGTTGAAGTCGAACCTGCCGAAAAACGCTATGGCGCCGAAGGCGAGGCGCTGTCGCTGTACTGCTACGACCCTGATGGCAACCAGGTCGAGCTGAAAGGGCCGGTACCGGCAACGGAGGCTCCATGA
- a CDS encoding alpha/beta fold hydrolase, protein MSNLHTREHWIDTAQGKLFAQEWAPLQAQGAPIVLLHDSLGCVALWREFPAQLAQTTGHRVIAYDRLGFGRSDAHPGSLRLGFVEDEVQQGFTALREHFGIGDFIVFGHSVGGGMAVACAAAFASQCVGLITESAQAFVEARTLEGIRVADQQFAEPGQLQRLERYHGGKAEWVLRAWVDNWLSEHFADWSLDALLPQVRCPLLSLHGDNDEFGSPAHPERLVALAGGPGGMRLLQGCGHVPHREQAERVLAEVLQFLR, encoded by the coding sequence ATGAGCAACCTGCACACCCGCGAGCACTGGATCGACACCGCACAAGGCAAGCTCTTCGCCCAGGAATGGGCGCCGCTGCAGGCGCAGGGCGCGCCTATCGTCCTGCTGCACGATTCGCTGGGTTGCGTTGCCCTGTGGCGCGAGTTCCCGGCGCAGCTTGCGCAAACCACCGGGCACCGGGTAATCGCCTACGATCGCCTGGGCTTTGGCCGCTCCGACGCCCACCCCGGCAGCTTGCGCCTGGGCTTTGTCGAGGACGAGGTACAGCAGGGGTTCACGGCGCTGCGCGAGCATTTTGGCATTGGCGATTTCATTGTCTTCGGCCACAGCGTTGGCGGCGGCATGGCCGTGGCCTGTGCGGCGGCCTTCGCCAGCCAGTGTGTGGGGCTGATTACCGAATCGGCGCAGGCGTTTGTCGAGGCCCGTACCCTTGAGGGCATTCGCGTGGCCGACCAGCAGTTTGCCGAACCCGGGCAGCTGCAACGGCTGGAGCGCTACCACGGCGGCAAGGCCGAGTGGGTATTGCGTGCCTGGGTGGACAACTGGTTGTCCGAGCACTTTGCCGACTGGAGCCTGGATGCGCTGCTGCCGCAGGTACGCTGCCCGCTGTTGAGCCTGCATGGCGACAACGACGAGTTCGGCTCGCCGGCACACCCCGAGCGGCTGGTGGCGCTGGCTGGCGGCCCGGGGGGGATGCGCCTGCTGCAAGGTTGTGGCCATGTGCCGCATCGGGAGCAGGCCGAGCGGGTACTGGCGGAAGTCCTGCAGTTCTTGCGCTGA
- a CDS encoding response regulator has translation MRLLLVEDDAALGEGICDGLRREGYTLDWLQDGASALHALCHEEFDLAILDLGLPRLDGIELLRRLRAAGKSLPVLVLTARDATEDRIAGLDAGADDYLVKPFDLNELKARLRALLRRSSGRARVLIEHAGVCLDPVSQQVHYQGQPVVLTPKEYLLLHELLAQPGKVFTRERLTQLLYGWDEEPESNTLEVNIYHLRKKLFNGLIRTVRGIGYLVERKA, from the coding sequence ATGCGCCTGCTGCTGGTAGAAGACGATGCCGCGTTGGGGGAGGGGATCTGTGACGGCCTGCGCCGCGAGGGCTATACCCTCGACTGGCTGCAGGATGGCGCCAGCGCCTTGCATGCCCTGTGCCACGAGGAATTTGACCTGGCCATTCTCGACCTGGGCTTGCCGCGCCTGGATGGCATCGAGTTGTTGCGGCGCCTGCGTGCGGCCGGGAAGAGCCTGCCGGTGCTGGTGCTGACCGCCCGCGACGCCACCGAGGACCGCATCGCCGGGCTGGACGCCGGCGCCGACGACTACCTGGTCAAACCCTTCGACCTCAACGAACTCAAGGCCCGCTTGCGGGCCTTGCTGCGGCGCAGCAGTGGCCGTGCGCGGGTGTTGATCGAACACGCCGGGGTGTGCCTGGACCCGGTCAGCCAACAGGTGCACTACCAGGGCCAGCCGGTGGTGCTCACGCCCAAGGAATACCTGCTGCTGCACGAATTGCTGGCCCAGCCGGGCAAGGTGTTCACCCGCGAACGCTTGACCCAGTTGCTGTATGGCTGGGATGAAGAGCCGGAGAGCAACACCCTGGAAGTGAACATCTACCACCTGCGCAAGAAGCTGTTCAACGGCCTGATCCGCACCGTGCGCGGGATTGGCTACCTGGTGGAACGCAAGGCATGA